The following coding sequences lie in one Spinacia oleracea cultivar Varoflay chromosome 1, BTI_SOV_V1, whole genome shotgun sequence genomic window:
- the LOC110799005 gene encoding probable dolichyl pyrophosphate Man9GlcNAc2 alpha-1,3-glucosyltransferase — protein MGNKKERKVIIVDQNDNNPWWWLVNKGLGASFLCISLFALLVRLAVSLHPYSGAGNPPKFGDFEAQRHWMEITINLPVKEWYRNSTANDLSYWGLDYPPLTAYQSYVHGIFLKSFLPESVSLFTSRGYESYLGKLLMRWTVLSSDVLVFLPAVFYFVISYSASRPHRHKSEIAWLMAMILLNPCLILIDHGHFQFNCISLGLTIGAVAAIISSRELVACALFTLALSHKQMSAYFAPAFFSHLLGRCLRRRNPFLEVSKLALIVMGTFALVWWPYLHSKEAFLEVLARLAPFERGIYEDYVANFWCTTSVLIKWKKLFNTSSLKLISLAATLSTCLPSMIQQIKDPSNKGFLYALLNSSFSFYLFSFQVHEKSILLPLLPASLLALEEPLVFRWLIHFGLFSMFPLLCRDQLVLAYIALFSLFYLLFYAPRKKDSGKIRSFFTLKLLITTLLVFCSFVLHIVYLAMNPPKRYPFLFEAIIMLVSFTQFVWLALYTNKKQWMLQKQSTWVEKEKKLL, from the exons ATGGGAaacaaaaaggaaagaaaagtcATTATTGTTGATCAGAATGACAATAATCCGTGGTGGTGGTTAGTTAACAAAGGTTTGGGAGCCTCATTCTTGTGCATCTCTCTTTTTGCATTGTTAGTTAGGTTGGCTGTTTCACTTCATCCTTATTCGGGTGCTGGAAATCCCCCAAAATTTGGCGATTTTGAAGCCCAGAGGCATTGGATGGAGATAACTATTAATCTCCCTGTTAAGGAATGGTATCGTAATAGCACAGCAAATGATCTGAGCTATTGGGGCCTCGACTACCCTCCACTGACAGCCTATCAGAGTTACGTTCATGGCATCTTCTTGAAGTCATTTCTTCCGGAGTCTGTTTCCCTTTTTACTTCCCGTGGTTACGAGTCTTATCTTGG AAAGTTGCTGATGAGATGGACAGTCTTGTCTTCTGATGTGTTGGTGTTCCTTCCTGCTGTTTTTTACTTTGTTATATCATATAGTGCTAGCCGTCCTCACAGGCATAAGAGTGAAATAGCTTGGCTAATGGCAATGATTTTGCTGAATCCATGTCTCATTCTTATAGACCATGGCCATTTCCAG TTCAACTGTATCAGCTTGGGTCTCACTATTGGAGCTGTTGCTGCTATTATATCCAGCAGAGAGCTGGTAGCTTGTGCTTTGTTCACACTTGCTTTGAGCCATAAGCAG ATGAGTGCATATTTTGCTCCAGCATTTTTCAGCCATCTCCTTGGTAGATGCTTAAGGCGTCGCAATCCTTTCCTTGAAGTGTCAAAATTGGCCTTGATTGTCATGGGAACATTTGCTTTAGTCTGGTGGCCATATCTGCATTCCAAAGAAGCCTTTTTAGAA GTTCTGGCCCGTCTTGCACCCTTTGAGAGGGGAATCTATGAAGATTATGTTGCCAACTTTTGGTGCACAACTTCAGTTCTTATTAAGTGGAAGAAACTGTTTAATACATCGTCTTTGAAGCTTATTAGCTTAGCGGCCACTTTGTCAACTTGCTTGCCTTCGATGATTCAGCAGATAAAGGACCCAAGCAACAAAGGGTTTCTCTATGCATTGCTTAACAGTTCTTTCTCATTTTACTTGTTTTCATTTCAAG TTCACGAGAAGTCGATTTTACTGCCACTTCTGCCTGCAAGTCTCTTGGCTCTTGAAGAACCTTTGGTTTTCAGATGGTTAATCCATTTTGGCTTATTTTCGATGTTTCCACTTCTATGTCGTGATCAACTTGTCTTGGCATACATTGCactcttctctctcttctaCCTTCTCTTCTATGCACCAAGGAAGAAAGACTCGGGGAAGATCAGATCTTTTTTTACCTTGAAATTATTAATCACGACCCTTCTCGTGTTTTGCTCTTTCGTGCTTCACATTGTTTACTTGGCGATGAATCCTCCAAAAAGGTATCCTTTCCTTTTCGAAGCTATAATCATGCTTGTTTCCTTCACTCAATTTGTTTGGCTTGCACTTTATACCAATAAGAAGCAATGGATGCTACAAAAACAGTCTACTTGGgtagaaaaggaaaagaaacttCTTTGA
- the LOC110798999 gene encoding 3-ketoacyl-CoA synthase 6 has protein sequence METKSVRLKYVKLGYTYLVNHFLSLILVPIMAGIVVEILRVGPEEIISLVKSLNLDMIHVMLSTFFLVFVLTVYYMSKPRPVYLVDYSTFRPPYIFRVPFATFMEHNRLNLKDDPKAVNFQTRILERSGLGEETCLPPAIHYVNPKPTMEAARGEAEMVIFSSVDDLLKKTGVKPRDIDILIVNCSLFSPTPSLSAMVVNKYKLRSNIRSFNLSGMGCSCSPISVDLARDLLQVHPNSNALVISTEIITPNYYQGKERAMLLPNCLFRMGCAAILLSNKRKEKKRSKYQLMHVVRTHKGADDKAFKCVYQEEDPEGKVGISLQKDLMAIAGEALKSNITTLGPIVLPASEQLLFLFSLIGRKIVNPKWKPYIPDFKQAFEHFCIHAGGRAVIDELQKSLQLSTEHVEASRMTLHRFGNTSSSSLWYELSYIEAQGRMKKGDRIWQIAFGSGFKCNSAIWKCNRTIQTPTGGSWDDCIDRYPVDIPEIVKL, from the exons atggaGACTAAATCAGTAAGGCTAAAGTATGTGAAGCTAGGTTACACTTACCTAGTGAACCATTTTCTAAGCCTAATTCTTGTACCCATTATGGCGGGTATAGTCGTCGAGATCCTTCGGGTCGGGCCCGAAGAGATTATATCTCTCgtaaaatcactcaatttggacaTGATTCATGTCATGTTATCAACTTTTTTCTTAGTATTCGTCCTTACGGTTTATTACATGTCCAAACCTCGACCAGTTTACTTAGTGGACTACTCAACGTTTAGACCCCCGTATATATTCCGGGTCCCATTTGCAACCTTCATGGAACATAATAGGCTCAACTTGAAGGACGACCCGAAGGCCGTCAATTTTCAAACACGGATCTTGGAGCGATCCGGGTTAGGTGAAGAGACATGTTTACCCCCGGCTATTCATTATGTTAATCctaagcctacaatggaggcaGCAAGAGGTGAAGCCGAGATGGTAATTTTTTCTAGTGTGGACGATTTATTGAAGAAAACCGGGGTTAAACCGAGAGATATCGATATTTTGATCGTAAATTGTAGCTTATTTTCTCCAACTCCGTCGTTATCCGCCATGGTCGTCAACAAATACAAGCTTAGGAGTAATATTAGGAGCTTTAACTTGTCCGGCATGGGTTGTAGCTGCAGTCCTATTTCCGTCGACTTAGCACGGGATCTGTTGCAG GTTCATCCGAACTCAAATGCCTTGGTGATTAGCACGGAGATCATAACTCCGAACTACTACCAAGGGAAGGAGCGAGCAATGCTCCTTCCCAATTGTCTTTTCCGCATGGGTTGTGCAGCCATCCTACTATCCAACAAACGCAAGGAGAAAAAGAGGTCCAAATATCAACTGATGCATGTTGTCCGGACCCACAAGGGTGCGGATGACAAAGCCTTTAAGTGTGTTTACCAGGAGGAAGATCCCGAAGGCAAAGTTGGTATCTCACTCCAAAAAGACCTAATGGCAATAGCCGGTGAGGCATTAAAGTCCAACATCACTACTTTAGGGCCAATAGTCCTACCAGCCTCGGAACAACTTCTATTCTTATTTTCTCTGATCGGAAGGAAAATCGTAAACCCGAAATGGAAGCCTTACATACCGGACTTTAAGCAAGCTTTCGAGCATTTTTGTATCCACGCCGGTGGTAGGGCCGTGATTGACGAGCTTCAAAAGAGCCTCCAACTCTCGACCGAACATGTAGAGGCTTCAAGGATGACTTTACATAGGTTTGGGAATACTTCTTCATCCTCACTTTGGTATGAGCTTAGCTATATTGAGGCTCAAGGGAGAATGAAAAAGGGTGACCGTATTTGGCAAATAGCTTTCGGAAGTGGTTTCAAATGCAATAGTGCTATTTGGAAGTGTAACCGTACCATTCAAACACCCACGGGTGGGTCTTGGGACGATTGCATTGACCGATATCCGGTTGATATACCCGAAATTGTCAAGCTGTAG
- the LOC110799001 gene encoding pentatricopeptide repeat-containing protein At4g32450, mitochondrial-like: protein MNRYWPLFSKFRRFHNRHCDLHISRRNDIASCQGTNVGEIAFCGRQYSSVGVEQIPENNQDIHSDGMYEYPRNLNDLHTPGDSGLRAASVNYKQNTGHFQHHSSPTSHYVTNEWTSPQNLGHHRVDTTAFQQTSNHQTLSTGQYQQSPSNMYMENGVKNPTGNYQQQHVDGRSSWNSHHQPDAGGYRNTNLGPHQQNFNGSHHPVTPNTLPQPQASAAPHNIGNGVANPPGSYQQEHMDSSSSWNSHHQANPGGYRNTNLGPHQRNFNGSHSPMTPDTLPQPQVNTTPHNMGNGVANPTGNNQEERVDSRSSWNANHQTNAGGYRNTNLGPHQQNFNGSHSPKTPSTLPQPQVSATPHWQSVESDEFDDVEGTLEELDVFCEDWDLEHAVKSMRKLSKKGVYIDMPRYLILIDACGKAKALKEAQDVHQNLIKFASPVKVSIFNKILEMYGKCGSMDDAYYTFNNMSERNLTSWDTMITWYAKNGLGEDAIDMFTKFKEAGLKPDGQIFLGIFDACGVLNDVTEGLLHFDSMTKIHSITPTMDHYASIVHMFGSAGDLEGALEFIEKMPVEPSVSVWESLMNIARVQGNIEMGDRCAEIVKQLDPDRLSKELKDGLLPVNVSDTPKKKVKKHNPLAQTKHEYRAGDRSHPENDKIYTVLRGIKESVKEAGYVAETKFVLHDIDHEGKEEAIMAHSERLACTYALLTNPARMPLRIIKNLRVCGDCHNYFKIISKLVGREVIMRDAKRFHHFKDGKCSCNDYW from the coding sequence ATGAATAGATACTGGCCACTCTTTTCCAAATTTAGACGGTTCCATAATCGACATTGTGATCTACATATTAGTCGGCGTAATGATATTGCTTCTTGTCAAGGAACAAACGTAGGAGAAATTGCCTTTTGTGGGAGACAGTATTCTAGTGTTGGAGTGGAACAGATTCCAGAAAATAACCAGGATATTCATTCAGATGGGATGTATGAATATCCTCGAAATCTTAATGACTTACATACACCAGGTGATTCCGGTCTTAGAGCTGCGAGTGTAAATTACAAGCAGAATACAGGACACTTTCAGCATCATTCTAGCCCAACAAGTCATTATGTTACAAATGAATGGACGAGTCCACAAAATCTTGGTCACCATAGAGTGGATACAACAGCATTTCAGCAGACTAGTAACCACCAGACTCTGAGTACTGGTCAGTATCAGCAAAGTCCAAGTAATATGTATATGGAAAATGGAGTAAAAAACCCTACTGGTAATTACCAGCAACAACATGTGGATGGTAGATCTAGTTGGAATTCACATCACCAACCAGATGCTGGTGGATATCGCAATACTAATTTGGGACCTCATCAACAGAACTTCAATGGATCTCATCATCCTGTAACTCCTAACACACTTCCTCAGCCACAAGCAAGTGCTGCGCCTCATAATATAGGAAATGGAGTAGCAAACCCCCCTGGTAGTTACCAGCAAGAACATATGGACAGTAGTTCTAGTTGGAATTCACATCACCAAGCAAATCCTGGTGGATATCGTAATACTAATTTGGGACCTCATCAGCGGAACTTCAATGGATCTCATAGTCCTATGACTCCTGACACACTTCCTCAGCCGCAAGTAAATACTACGCCTCATAACATGGGAAATGGAGTAGCAAACCCCACTGGAAATAATCAGGAAGAACGTGTGGACAGTAGATCTAGTTGGAATGCAAACCACCAAACAAATGCTGGTGGATATCGTAATACTAATTTGGGACCTCATCAGCAGAATTTTAATGGATCTCATAGTCCTAAGACTCCTAGCACACTTCCTCAGCCACAAGTAAGTGCCACTCCTCATTGGCAATCAGTTGAAAGTGATGAATTTGATGATGTTGAGGGCACACTTGAAGAGTTGGATGTTTTCTGCGAGGATTGGGATCTTGAACATGCTGTAAAATCCATGAGAAAGCTGAGCAAGAAAGGAGTTTATATAGACATGCCTCGTTACTTGATTCTGATAGATGCATGCGGGAAGGCCAAAGCTCTAAAAGAAGCTCAAGATGTTCATCAGAATCTTATCAAATTTGCCTCTCCTGTTAAAGTTAGCATCTTTAACAAGATATTGGAGATGTATGGGAAATGTGGTTCAATGGATGACGCCTACTATACATTCAACAATATGTCTGAGCGTAATTTAACATCATGGGACACGATGATTACTTGGTATGCTAAAAATGGTCTTGGAGAAGATGCCATTGATATGTTCACCAAGTTTAAGGAAGCAGGGCTGAAACCAGATGGTCAGATATTCCTTGGTATATTTGATGCTTGCGGAGTTCTGAATGATGTTACCGAGGGATTGCTACATTTTGACTCAATGACCAAGATACATAGCATTACTCCGACCATGGATCACTATGCCAGCATAGTACACATGTTCGGCAGTGCAGGTGATCTAGAAGGAGCATTGGAGTTCATTGAGAAAATGCCTGTTGAGCCTAGTGTAAGTGTCTGGGAAAGCCTAATGAATATTGCTAGGGTCCAAGGAAACATTGAAATGGGGGATCGTTGTGCTGAAATAGTGAAGCAGCTGGATCCTGATCGCTTGAGCAAGGAGTTGAAAGATGGGCTCCTGCCGGTTAATGTTTCAGACACTCCGAAGAAGAAGGTGAAGAAGCATAATCCATTGGCACAGACAAAGCATGAATACAGAGCAGGTGATCGATCACATCCAGAGAATGACAAGATTTATACAGTTCTGAGGGGAATAAAAGAATCAGTAAAAGAAGCTGGGTATGTAGCAGAGACCAAATTTGTTCTTCATGACATTGACCACGAGGGCAAAGAGGAAGCTATTATGGCTCATAGCGAGAGGCTTGCTTGCACCTATGCACTTCTTACCAACCCAGCACGCATGCCACTTCGAATAATTAAAAACCTTCGTGTTTGTGGGGATTGCCACAATTACTTTAAGATAATATCAAAACTCGTAGGTAGGGAGGTTATCATGAGAGATGCTAAGAGATTCCATCATTTCAAAGATGGAAAATGTTCCTGCAATGACTACTGGTGA